The following are encoded in a window of Ascaphus truei isolate aAscTru1 unplaced genomic scaffold, aAscTru1.hap1 HAP1_SCAFFOLD_295, whole genome shotgun sequence genomic DNA:
- the LOC142483091 gene encoding uncharacterized protein LOC142483091 produces MANIKATIGKLPTNPKDIALWLNERTHCLDGVYPTPTANQKLALVNSLLPAGLSITLAEARDWDSVISNVYEKTHGKVTISSLADTLGQVNKTSGIVAAYILGLRFTQGNHEIVWGCLKALIKGQGLLLDLERQIQGVPVEQKPVMVPEILKNTYTLVGRSLTGDPIGLTKPQASDRKPERSNAEKRGNFLVQERKWRPPFTQYQTPVYPRDEQWDRRAHTPRNPAAWTPQIGHSVQERVAKVKPLRPKWKKPTTILKKINERTFIIQDTKGRERKVSIDNLKPTAHCSNVTVQDGGDTVSATDFDRAAASRSTDCKTTGCGK; encoded by the exons ATGGCGAACATTAAGGCTACTATTGGAAAGTTGCCAACTAATCCAAAAGACATTGCATTGTGGCTTAATGAGAGAACGCATTGTTTAGATGGGGTGTATCCTACACCGACCGCAAATCAGAAACTTGCTTTGGTAAATTCCCTGCTACCAGCGGGTTTGTCAATCACATTAGCTGAAGCACGAGACTGGGATTCAGTCATCAGCAATGTGTATGAGAAAACCCATGGAAAAGTTACTATCTCATCACTGGCAGATACGCTAGGACAAGTTAATAAGACTAGTGGGATTGTAGCAGCTTATATTCTAGGGTTACGCTTTACACAAGGCAACCATGAGATTGTGTGGGGTTGTCTGAAGGCTTTGATTAAGGGACAGGGTTTGCTGTTAGACCTTGAAAGACAAATTCAAGGTGTACCAGTGGAACAAAAACCAGTTATGGTTCCTGAGATTTTGAAAAATACTTACACTCTTGTTGGCAGATCACTCACTGGGGATCCGATTGGATTAACTAAGCCACAAGCCAGTGACAGGAAACCTGAGAGATCGAACGCAGAAAAGAGGGGAAATTTTCTTGTCCAAGAGAGAAAGTGGAGACCTCCGTTCACCCAGTATCAGACTCCAGTTTATCCTAGAGACGAGCAGTGGGACAGaagag cccacacaccacgtaATCCTGCAGCTTGGACGCCGCAGATTGGACATTCGGTCCAGGAGAGGGTTGCTAAGGTAAAGCCGTTGCGGCCTAAGTGGAAGAAACCTACCACAATACTGAAAAAGATAAATGAAAGAACCTTTATCATCCAAGATACAaaaggaagagaaagaaaagTGAGTATCGATAATCTTAAGCCCACAGCACATTGCAGTAACGTCACTGTTCAAGATGGAGGAGACACCGTATCTGCGACAGACTTCGATCGAGCTGCAGCCTCTCGAAGCACAGATTGCAAGACAACAGGATGTGGAAAATAA